Proteins from a genomic interval of Candidatus Eisenbacteria bacterium:
- a CDS encoding aminotransferase class V-fold PLP-dependent enzyme, whose translation MVAERAQLLSDQRAKFEVDDEVAYFNTAALSPLLLSVRAAGEEALARRARPWTISAPDWFSDAEQLRSRFAQLIGGTADDVALVPATSYGLSVAARNLRAGPGDHVLVLDQEFPSSYYSWQRFARRTGAELLVVRREPGQSWTEAILDAIDERVAVASIPNVHWTNGAFVDLQRVSLALREAGSAFIIDASQSLGAIPLDVASLKPDAMVAVGYKWLLGPFSLGFLYLDPGLHDGEPLEENWISRAGAEDFTQLVDYHDEYLPGARRFDVGQRTNFQLTPMAMAAIQQLLDWTVPRIAATLQARTNAIARRAESLGLTVPPPSARAPHMLGLELPPAAARRTAVALEEARVITSMRGSSLRISPHLHNSQEDADRLLNAVASAVS comes from the coding sequence ATGGTGGCGGAGCGTGCCCAGCTTCTTTCCGACCAGCGGGCGAAATTCGAAGTCGACGACGAGGTCGCCTACTTCAACACCGCCGCCCTCTCGCCACTCTTGCTGAGTGTTCGCGCGGCTGGAGAGGAGGCGCTCGCCCGGCGCGCCCGGCCCTGGACGATCTCGGCTCCGGACTGGTTCTCCGACGCCGAGCAGCTCCGCTCGCGGTTCGCGCAGCTCATCGGCGGAACAGCCGATGACGTGGCATTGGTCCCCGCGACCAGCTATGGACTTTCGGTCGCGGCGCGCAATCTCAGGGCGGGGCCCGGGGATCACGTTCTCGTGCTCGATCAGGAGTTCCCGTCGAGCTACTACTCGTGGCAGCGCTTCGCCCGGCGGACGGGCGCGGAATTGCTCGTGGTCCGCCGCGAGCCCGGACAGAGCTGGACCGAGGCGATCCTGGACGCCATCGACGAGCGCGTGGCTGTCGCTTCGATCCCCAACGTGCACTGGACGAATGGGGCCTTCGTTGACCTGCAGCGCGTGTCGCTTGCCCTGCGTGAGGCCGGGTCGGCGTTCATCATCGACGCGAGCCAGTCCCTGGGCGCGATACCGCTCGATGTCGCCTCCCTCAAGCCCGACGCGATGGTGGCGGTAGGCTACAAATGGCTCCTCGGACCCTTCAGCCTCGGCTTTCTCTATCTTGACCCTGGTCTCCACGACGGGGAGCCCTTGGAGGAGAACTGGATTTCGCGGGCCGGCGCCGAGGACTTCACCCAGCTGGTCGACTACCACGACGAATACCTGCCGGGCGCGCGGCGATTCGACGTCGGTCAGCGCACGAACTTTCAGCTCACGCCCATGGCGATGGCGGCGATCCAGCAGCTCCTGGACTGGACCGTTCCCCGGATCGCGGCGACCCTGCAGGCGCGAACGAACGCGATCGCCCGACGGGCGGAGTCGTTGGGCCTGACGGTCCCCCCTCCGTCCGCGCGCGCACCGCACATGCTCGGCCTCGAGCTTCCGCCCGCGGCGGCCCGACGAACGGCGGTGGCGCTGGAGGAGGCAAGGGTCATCACCAGCATGCGCGGGTCGTCGCTCCGCATCTCCCCCCACCTCCACAACAGCCAAGAAGACGCCGACCGCCTGCTGAACGCGGTGGCTTCCGCTGTGTCGTGA
- a CDS encoding prepilin-type N-terminal cleavage/methylation domain-containing protein yields MASAEALAWGPPGRKALRCETAALREPNWHGGILRLGARGFNLIELMVVVAVLGVLFSIAIPNRSPLPLELRSH; encoded by the coding sequence ATGGCATCCGCTGAGGCACTGGCATGGGGTCCGCCCGGGAGAAAGGCGTTGCGGTGCGAGACGGCTGCGCTCCGCGAACCGAATTGGCACGGGGGTATCTTGCGGCTTGGCGCGAGGGGTTTCAACCTGATCGAGCTGATGGTGGTTGTCGCTGTCTTGGGCGTCCTTTTCTCAATCGCGATTCCCAACCGATCCCCGCTCCCCCTCGAGCTTCGGAGCCACTGA